One genomic region from Nocardia vinacea encodes:
- a CDS encoding XRE family transcriptional regulator, with translation MVEHDGTATEPQHGDDLAGDFGGNVRRRREEAGLTLEQLSTRSSVSRAMLSKVERGEKSPTIGVASRIAHALDASLSELIGGAAAAASGAAVVLRKNDRPVFRDPETGFERHMVSAAPGAGTGEMVLHYLPAQVSTGLLPAYPPGTEKQLVVLEGTLTVLIGGMSETLNTGDSLFFRADADHGFANRTNAPCEYIMVISSRT, from the coding sequence GTGGTCGAACACGACGGAACCGCGACCGAACCACAGCACGGTGACGACCTGGCGGGCGACTTCGGCGGTAACGTGCGGCGACGCCGCGAGGAGGCGGGCCTGACGCTGGAACAGCTGTCCACGCGGTCGTCGGTCAGCCGGGCGATGCTGTCCAAGGTCGAACGCGGTGAGAAGAGCCCGACGATCGGCGTCGCGTCCAGGATCGCCCACGCGCTCGACGCGTCGCTCTCGGAGCTGATCGGTGGGGCAGCCGCTGCCGCCTCCGGTGCGGCCGTGGTCCTGCGCAAGAACGACCGCCCCGTTTTCCGTGACCCGGAAACCGGCTTCGAGCGGCACATGGTGTCAGCGGCACCGGGTGCGGGAACAGGCGAGATGGTCCTCCACTACCTCCCCGCACAGGTATCCACCGGGTTGTTGCCCGCGTATCCGCCGGGCACGGAGAAACAACTCGTGGTGCTCGAAGGCACCCTCACCGTCTTGATCGGCGGTATGAGCGAGACCCTGAACACCGGCGACTCCCTGTTCTTCCGGGCCGACGCGGACCACGGCTTCGCCAACCGAACGAACGCTCCCTGCGAATACATCATGGTCATCTCGAGCAGAACCTAA
- a CDS encoding HEAT repeat domain-containing protein has protein sequence MALLVHLTPEKNARRIRRAGITARGFGRGVFCMPVMPSYVLSHQWLRELRRGGQRLIIAVNFRVPDDEPVLVGHYSAASTEMTVAEAVSVILHAEDARGYQIVVPRSIAPAELHRVRHVRQVTGWRYHPNAHGRPPCACPACLGPGEFKAADLRRRFPTEPPELTKPQLLDQLRNAGNDDELIDALYGLGRRSRGDVADIAHLLDHANPEVRHALALALHSYRGSEARRLVALLAADPDAEVRDAATTRP, from the coding sequence GTGGCCCTGCTAGTGCACCTGACACCGGAGAAGAACGCTCGGCGAATCCGCCGTGCGGGCATCACAGCGCGTGGCTTTGGGCGCGGAGTGTTCTGTATGCCGGTGATGCCGTCCTATGTGCTGTCGCATCAATGGTTGCGCGAGCTGCGCCGCGGCGGGCAGCGGCTGATCATCGCGGTGAATTTCCGGGTACCCGACGACGAACCCGTCCTCGTTGGACACTACTCGGCCGCCAGCACGGAAATGACTGTGGCCGAGGCCGTTTCGGTGATTCTTCACGCCGAGGACGCGCGCGGATACCAGATCGTCGTACCTCGTTCGATCGCCCCCGCCGAGCTGCATCGAGTTCGGCATGTACGACAGGTGACGGGGTGGCGGTATCACCCGAACGCGCACGGTCGCCCGCCCTGTGCCTGTCCTGCGTGCCTGGGACCTGGAGAATTCAAGGCCGCCGACCTTCGCCGCCGGTTCCCCACCGAACCCCCGGAGCTCACGAAACCTCAACTGCTGGACCAATTGCGTAACGCGGGCAACGATGACGAGCTGATCGACGCCCTCTACGGCTTGGGCCGTCGTAGTCGTGGTGATGTCGCCGACATCGCGCACCTGCTCGACCATGCCAACCCCGAGGTCCGTCACGCTCTCGCGTTGGCATTGCACAGTTACCGTGGCAGCGAGGCCCGCCGACTGGTGGCCCTCTTGGCCGCCGATCCCGATGCCGAAGTACGTGACGCGGCGACGACGCGACCATAG
- a CDS encoding aspartate aminotransferase family protein: MSGSDHVFYPWSAQATLNPVPIVGASGSWFWEESGKRYLDFSSQLVNVNIGHQHPDIVAAIIDQAQKLATISPTVGNEARSELARLIVERAPGELNRILFTTGGAEAVEHAVRLARSYTGRTKMLAAYRSYHGGTGVAIGLTGEPRRWGAEPTNVDVVRFFGPYPYRSPWGTSTPEEETTAALNHLRQVIELEGPQHIAGLILETVVGTNGVLVPPPGYLAGVRELCDEFGIVYIADEVMVGFGRVGEWFAVQAFDVAPDIITFAKGVNSGYVPLGGVLMAERIAQRYDNTVYPGGLTYAGHPLACAAGIASINVFERDGILDHVRTVGVDVLGKGLAELASRHPSVGEARGLGFFWALELVRDPHTREPLIPFAAAGSAAEPMNRVTAAAKERGLWPFNAGNRFQIAPPLTTSADELRTGLEIVDEVLEVADEYVG, encoded by the coding sequence ATGAGCGGGTCAGATCACGTCTTCTATCCCTGGAGCGCCCAGGCGACCCTGAATCCGGTACCGATCGTCGGCGCGTCGGGCTCGTGGTTCTGGGAGGAGAGCGGCAAACGCTACCTCGACTTCTCCTCCCAACTGGTGAATGTCAATATCGGCCACCAACATCCGGATATTGTCGCGGCCATTATCGATCAGGCACAGAAACTCGCGACCATCTCGCCGACCGTCGGCAACGAGGCGCGCAGCGAACTGGCCCGGCTGATCGTGGAACGCGCGCCGGGCGAGCTGAACCGGATTCTGTTCACCACCGGCGGTGCGGAGGCCGTCGAACATGCGGTGCGGTTGGCCCGCAGCTACACCGGACGCACCAAAATGCTTGCCGCCTATCGCTCCTATCACGGCGGCACCGGTGTTGCGATCGGGTTGACCGGTGAGCCGCGGCGCTGGGGTGCCGAGCCGACCAATGTCGACGTGGTCCGCTTCTTCGGGCCGTACCCCTACCGATCCCCTTGGGGCACAAGCACTCCCGAAGAAGAGACGACGGCGGCGCTGAACCACCTGCGCCAGGTCATCGAATTGGAAGGGCCGCAACACATTGCGGGCCTGATCCTGGAGACGGTGGTCGGCACCAACGGTGTGCTCGTGCCGCCGCCGGGCTATCTCGCCGGTGTCCGGGAACTGTGCGACGAATTCGGCATCGTCTATATCGCCGATGAGGTGATGGTTGGATTCGGCCGGGTCGGTGAGTGGTTCGCGGTCCAGGCCTTCGATGTCGCACCCGATATCATCACCTTTGCCAAGGGCGTGAACTCCGGTTATGTTCCGCTCGGCGGTGTGCTGATGGCCGAACGGATCGCGCAGCGCTACGACAATACGGTGTATCCCGGCGGACTCACCTACGCCGGACATCCCCTCGCCTGTGCCGCGGGCATCGCCTCGATCAATGTCTTCGAACGCGACGGCATCCTCGACCATGTGCGCACGGTCGGCGTGGATGTACTCGGAAAGGGTCTGGCGGAGTTGGCGTCTCGGCATCCGAGCGTCGGCGAGGCGCGCGGCCTCGGCTTCTTCTGGGCACTGGAGTTGGTGCGCGATCCACACACCCGCGAGCCGCTGATCCCGTTCGCGGCCGCCGGCTCCGCCGCCGAACCGATGAACCGGGTCACCGCCGCCGCCAAGGAGCGCGGGCTGTGGCCGTTCAATGCCGGTAACCGCTTCCAGATCGCGCCGCCGCTGACCACCTCGGCCGACGAACTGCGCACGGGGCTGGAGATCGTCGACGAGGTGTTGGAGGTCGCCGACGAATACGTGGGGTGA